The DNA region ATTCCGTAAAATGCAGTTCCGAACATTCACGTCGCTCGTGCTGGAGGCCCGCAGGCCTCCCCAGCTAGGTTGATATCTACCCCAAGAGTCGGTCCAGCCAGCTCCATTGTCCAGGATTGTGCATCCCTCAACATTAAGCTGGTCCGCGTAACAACAATAGACGCCCCCTCCAGAGTTTCCCGAAATCAGGCAGTTCCGAACGACGTCATCTCCCACCCCCTCAGTGGCCCAAAAGTTAATCCCGCTCCGTTGGCTGTCGAGAATCCTGCAATCCGCTATCTTGACGTGGAATGGAGCGGCGATGTACCTGAAGTCGCCGTTGCACCAGACCCCATAAATGTTGTTCACGACAGTGCAGTTCGTCATCTCCAGCGAGAACCTGTCCCCCCTAGCCTCTCCGTCGGCTGCCGACGTGTAGGGTAACGGTGGCGCCGACCAAGCCGTCCAACTCACGCCACTAAGACCGCTCTCGTAGGGCCTGTCCGCTATGAGACAGTCGCGGATGGTGGTTTCGCCCCAGATGCCTCGATGATCGTAGTAGATCTCCCCGTCTATCCCGCCGCCAATTAGCTTGCACTTCTCGATCAGGTTCCGGCCATCCTCGAGGCTGATGCCCCCACCATAGAAACTACACCGCCTCACCTCCGCCGAAGAAGCATTTAAGGCTAGGCCCCCGTCCACGAAGGTCGAATCCTCCACTGTAGCGTCTCGCCCCTTAAGATACGCCAAGCCCGTCAAGACACAAGCATCTACCCTAATGCGAGGGCTTTCACAATTCATGCTGAACCATGCTTCCTTCCCAGCAGTGGCGGTGCAACGTTCAATAATGATCGAGCCTTCCTCGGCCCCGGACGACGATGCGTGCAACGAGAGGCACGAGGCCGAGTTCCCGGTTAGCTGACAGTCTCGAACGACCACACGCCTACAGCAGTCGGTCCATATCCCTCCTGAGAATAACGACCGGCTCACCAGTGCCAGCCTTTCTACCCTCAGATCATCTATGTGGGTCGCCTTGATGATCCGCTCATCTTCTGTGTCACCCAAGAGCCTGGTCGTCTCGCTCCCCTGACCAAGCAGAGAGGTGGAGGACATCAACTCCAGAGGAAATGTCTCCCCGTTAGTCTCCCAGGAGTAAGTCCCGGCGGCGACACTAATGGTCGCTGCCGTCGTCCCAGCCACATCCAAAGCGTGGGTAATCGTCTCGAAGGCTTGGACTGTCATCATCGCCCGGGCTTTTTTTGACTTCTTGCCCACAGCATTGTCATAATCCCTTCACTCTCGATTGGACTTTACATTTTTGGCCTAGGCGGAACAAAGATTCAGCTGCGGTGTTGGGTCTATGGTTTACGGACGTTTACAGGAGATAAATAGGCATGCAGAAGGACATACATCCCAAGTACTATGAGACAACAGTTACGTGTGCTTGTGGGAACAAGTTCAAGACTCGTTCAACTAAGAAGAACATAAGGATCGAGATATGCTCCAAGTGCCACCCCTTCTTCACCGGCAAACAGAAGCTGGTTGACACGGCCGGTCGCGTGGAGCGGTTTAGGAGAAAATACGGGCTCAAGGCGGACGAATAATGCCGCTGACAGTTGGGGGGCAGGCCGTAATCGAGGGGGTGATGCTCCGTTCACCTAACGCAGTAGCAGTAGCTGTGCGCGCAGCGGATGGCTCAATCAAGTCGAAGGTGGAGCAGATCAAACAGCCTTCGGAGCGTGTGCACCTATTGAAATGGCCGTTTTTTCGCGGCATCGCCACGCTTTGGGATTCTCTTTCGTTGGGGATCAAGTGCCTCAACTTCTCAGCTAAAGAATCTCTGCGTGACGCTTCCGAAAGCCACGAGGATAAGGGCACATTCTGGCCTTTCCTGCTCTCGATGCTCGCCGCACTTGGCATGGGCCTTGTCCTTTTTTTCATTCTGCCTCACGTCTTCACGGAGTTGCTGGGCTCTCAGTTTCCGATACTTCACAGCTCTAGCTACCTATTCAACCTTGCAGACGGCGGCTTCAGGATCGTCATCTTCGTGCTCTACATTGTAGGCATCTCGCTGATGCCGGACATCAGGCGAGTATTCCAGTATCACGGCGCTGAGCACCGCGTCGTTCACGCATACGAGTCAGGCAAAGAGGTAACCGTGGAATCTGCACGCGATTTTGGCGTCCTTCATCGCCGCTGTGGAACGAGCTTCCTGCTTATTCTGCTGGTTGTTGTCATTCTGCTTTTCTCGCTCGTCCCGCAAGAGACAGACCCAATCAGCAAGGCGGCAACACGGCTGAAGTTCCTTCCGCTCGTCTTGGTCTTGGCGGCTGGCATCTCCTACGAGCTTCTTCGTCTGTCCGCAAAGGCCCCCAACTCGCTTTTCGTCAGAGCAATCACGGCGCCTGGGCTGATGCTTCAGAGGCTTGTTACGAGGCAGCCATCGGATGAACAGGTCGAGGTCGCCATCGCCGCGTTGCATGGCGTTCTCGGCGCTGAACGTAGGCTGCGAGAGGACCGAATCAAGAAGGCTCAAGAGGAGGCGCTCTCAGTTTGAACCCTCTTCTTACGGACCTCGATCGGTTCAAAGTCAAGGTGTATAAGCTTGCGCAGCGGATGTCTGAGCCGGAAGTGCTCTCAAACCACGTCCTGTATCAAGAACTCGCCATCGAGCACTCGCGCATATCGGAGCTTGTGGAGAATCTCGACAAGCTCAAGAGACTAGAGACCGAGATCGCCGAATCGACCGAACTGCTTGACGATAAGGAGCTCAAGGAGGAGGCGCAAGCGGAGATCGAGCGGCTTAGGCCTGAGAAGGCGGCCCTGGAGCGAAAGATCCGGAATCTGCTTGTTCCGGAAGACCCCATGTCAGGCAGGGACCTGGTCCTCGAGGTCCGGGCGGGCACCGGCGGGGAGGAGGCAGCTCTTTTCGCGGCCAGCCTTCTCGAGATGTACATGCGTTTTGCGGAGCGAAAAGGTCTCCGAATGGAGGTTCTTGCGCAGAGCCCGACTCCGCTGGGCGGCTTTCGCGAGGTCCTGGTTGGCGTCTCGGGAAAACAAGCATATCAATACTTGAAGTTCGAGGGCGGCACTCACAGAGTTCAGCGAGTTCCCGTAACCGAATCTTCGGGCAGAATCCACACGTCTGCCGTTACGGTCGCGGTTCTGCCCGAGCCTGACTCGATCGAGATCAAGATCGATCCGGGCGAGATCAGGGTCGATAGGTTCCGCTCGACGGGGCCTGGCGGTCAGAGCGTCAACACGACCGATTCGGCGGTGCGTATAACTCACATCCCGACCGGGCTGGTTGTAACGTGCCAGGACGAGAAATCGCAGCATCGAAACAAGGAGCGCGCGATGCGTGTCCTGCGGGCGAGGCTCTATGACAGCGCTGTGTCCCAGCAACACCAGAGAATAGATAGCGAAAGGAGGTCCATGGTCGGCTCCGGGGACCGCTCCGGACGAATACGGACCTATAACTTCCCCCAGA from bacterium includes:
- a CDS encoding right-handed parallel beta-helix repeat-containing protein: MGKKSKKARAMMTVQAFETITHALDVAGTTAATISVAAGTYSWETNGETFPLELMSSTSLLGQGSETTRLLGDTEDERIIKATHIDDLRVERLALVSRSLFSGGIWTDCCRRVVVRDCQLTGNSASCLSLHASSSGAEEGSIIIERCTATAGKEAWFSMNCESPRIRVDACVLTGLAYLKGRDATVEDSTFVDGGLALNASSAEVRRCSFYGGGISLEDGRNLIEKCKLIGGGIDGEIYYDHRGIWGETTIRDCLIADRPYESGLSGVSWTAWSAPPLPYTSAADGEARGDRFSLEMTNCTVVNNIYGVWCNGDFRYIAAPFHVKIADCRILDSQRSGINFWATEGVGDDVVRNCLISGNSGGGVYCCYADQLNVEGCTILDNGAGWTDSWGRYQPSWGGLRASSTSDVNVRNCILRNNKTELSGSSLSVRYCCVEGGYPGVGNIVGDPIFASGPLGDYYLSSAEAGEDADSPCIDAGSTSASIAGMNFFTTRTDGAFDTELVDIGYHYAATPPTIEASIGGGAIIAGAAEAPALGPGDRLRAQVAVGNDGWPIWVDFYAAFVAADGTVFYITPDGLTTDFTPYAIDVLLDEGLHFGPACIFEFTLNEHVIPGDYLFAAALSRAREPFRPIGSIASVQFRIM
- the prfA gene encoding peptide chain release factor 1, translated to MNPLLTDLDRFKVKVYKLAQRMSEPEVLSNHVLYQELAIEHSRISELVENLDKLKRLETEIAESTELLDDKELKEEAQAEIERLRPEKAALERKIRNLLVPEDPMSGRDLVLEVRAGTGGEEAALFAASLLEMYMRFAERKGLRMEVLAQSPTPLGGFREVLVGVSGKQAYQYLKFEGGTHRVQRVPVTESSGRIHTSAVTVAVLPEPDSIEIKIDPGEIRVDRFRSTGPGGQSVNTTDSAVRITHIPTGLVVTCQDEKSQHRNKERAMRVLRARLYDSAVSQQHQRIDSERRSMVGSGDRSGRIRTYNFPQNRVSDHRINLTLYKLDSVLQGDLDEIVQALAADEEARLLDEVMKSSQADLHVDQDVDQEAGS
- the rpmE gene encoding 50S ribosomal protein L31, coding for MQKDIHPKYYETTVTCACGNKFKTRSTKKNIRIEICSKCHPFFTGKQKLVDTAGRVERFRRKYGLKADE
- a CDS encoding DUF1385 domain-containing protein, which translates into the protein MPLTVGGQAVIEGVMLRSPNAVAVAVRAADGSIKSKVEQIKQPSERVHLLKWPFFRGIATLWDSLSLGIKCLNFSAKESLRDASESHEDKGTFWPFLLSMLAALGMGLVLFFILPHVFTELLGSQFPILHSSSYLFNLADGGFRIVIFVLYIVGISLMPDIRRVFQYHGAEHRVVHAYESGKEVTVESARDFGVLHRRCGTSFLLILLVVVILLFSLVPQETDPISKAATRLKFLPLVLVLAAGISYELLRLSAKAPNSLFVRAITAPGLMLQRLVTRQPSDEQVEVAIAALHGVLGAERRLREDRIKKAQEEALSV